A genome region from Thermococcus celericrescens includes the following:
- a CDS encoding HAD family hydrolase produces MLVLVDLDDTLCNTWEAGRYSVLRLIPYLIRRRKFRAFFYILTARYRELEQSREFHTLDFDKLVERVMSKVYAKISPDELDEITELVDRVFFSNLKLYPDAVPFLRGLKAMGARLVLITDSSTKWQRKKLEYLGIKDYFDALIISGETGHSKLEPHNFRLARRLFPDDEVYMVGDRDDTDMRGGKEIGATTILVQRGYFSGRLARHADYVVKDLIEALEVIKREHEKRAEA; encoded by the coding sequence ATGCTTGTGCTCGTTGACCTCGACGACACGCTCTGCAACACCTGGGAGGCCGGCAGGTACAGCGTTCTCCGCCTGATACCCTATCTCATCAGACGGAGAAAGTTCAGGGCGTTCTTCTACATTCTTACGGCCCGCTACAGGGAGCTGGAGCAGTCAAGGGAATTCCACACCCTCGACTTCGATAAGCTCGTCGAGAGGGTGATGAGCAAGGTCTACGCCAAAATCAGCCCGGACGAGCTGGACGAGATAACAGAACTGGTTGATAGGGTGTTCTTCTCCAATCTGAAGCTTTACCCGGACGCCGTTCCCTTTCTGCGGGGTCTCAAGGCCATGGGTGCGAGGCTCGTTCTCATTACGGACTCCTCTACCAAGTGGCAGAGGAAGAAGCTCGAGTACCTCGGTATAAAGGACTATTTCGACGCACTGATAATAAGCGGTGAAACCGGCCACAGCAAGCTCGAACCCCACAATTTCAGGCTTGCCCGCAGGCTCTTTCCCGATGACGAGGTCTACATGGTCGGGGACAGGGACGACACCGACATGCGCGGGGGGAAGGAGATTGGGGCGACGACGATACTGGTTCAGAGGGGCTACTTCAGTGGGAGGCTCGCCAGGCACGCCGACTACGTGGTTAAGGACCTCATCGAAGCCCTGGAGGTGATAAAGCGTGAGCATGAAAAGCGAGCTGAAGCGTAA
- a CDS encoding diacylglycerol/polyprenol kinase family protein — protein MSMKSELKRKSLHMTGLLVPLSYHLFGRELTLTLIGISFFLFVVLEPFRIIEELRDNIKRRLRIYVDEDVIGRVEVLEKHIDEITRSHERYRVAAHIYFAAASFIVVYFFPMEVAVGAITVATVGDALAAIVGKSLGRHRFSNGKSFEGSLAYFLAGIAILWPLVGLPLALVGSIAGTVAEFYNLPPDDNFSNQLAVALTVYLAGLLI, from the coding sequence GTGAGCATGAAAAGCGAGCTGAAGCGTAAGTCCCTCCACATGACGGGTCTGCTCGTTCCGCTCTCCTACCACCTGTTCGGCAGGGAGCTTACCCTCACGCTCATAGGCATCTCGTTCTTCCTCTTCGTCGTCCTCGAGCCCTTCAGGATAATAGAGGAGCTCAGGGACAACATAAAGAGGAGGCTCAGGATATACGTCGATGAGGACGTCATCGGAAGGGTTGAGGTTCTGGAAAAGCACATAGACGAGATAACCCGCTCCCACGAGCGCTACCGCGTCGCGGCTCACATCTACTTCGCCGCGGCCTCGTTCATAGTGGTGTACTTCTTCCCGATGGAGGTGGCGGTAGGTGCCATCACCGTCGCGACCGTCGGAGACGCCCTGGCGGCCATAGTGGGCAAGTCCCTCGGAAGGCACCGCTTCTCCAACGGCAAGAGCTTCGAGGGCAGCCTTGCCTACTTCCTCGCCGGGATTGCCATACTCTGGCCCCTCGTTGGCCTCCCCCTGGCCCTGGTGGGCTCCATAGCTGGAACCGTGGCGGAGTTCTACAACCTACCGCCCGACGACAACTTCTCCAACCAGCTGGCGGTGGCGCTGACCGTTTATCTGGCGGGGTTGCTCATCTGA
- a CDS encoding RNA-guided endonuclease InsQ/TnpB family protein — protein sequence MSSETIKLTAKFKLKETSEGLDDLFSTYREIVNYLINYAFENSITSFYRLKKETYKSLRKEYSELPSHYHYTACQMATAIFKSYRKRKKKGKAKGKPVFKKEVIMLDDHLFKLDLEAGIIKLSTPSRRVRLEFYPAKYHEKFKGWKIGQAWLVRTPKGVFINVVFSREVEVREPKTFVGVDLNENNVTLSLPNGEFIQIITHERKIRTGYFVKRRKIQKKLRAGKNRKELLEKYGQRERNRLNDLYHKLANKIVELAEKYGGIALEDLTEIRNSIRYSAEMNGRLHRWSFRKLQSIIEYKAKLKGVRVVFVNPAFTSSLCPICGEKLSPKGHRVLKCPKCGFEADRDVVGSWNIRLRALKMWGVTVPPESPTMKMGVGKVSRNDVYELYKSYG from the coding sequence ATGTCCTCAGAGACGATTAAACTCACCGCAAAATTCAAGCTGAAAGAAACATCTGAAGGGTTAGATGACCTCTTCTCTACCTATCGAGAGATTGTAAACTATCTCATTAACTATGCTTTTGAGAACAGCATTACGAGCTTTTACAGGCTCAAAAAGGAAACATACAAGAGCCTTCGAAAGGAGTATTCAGAACTGCCGAGCCATTACCACTACACAGCCTGCCAAATGGCCACTGCAATATTCAAGAGTTACAGAAAGAGGAAAAAGAAGGGGAAAGCTAAGGGCAAGCCCGTTTTTAAGAAGGAAGTCATTATGCTCGACGACCACCTCTTCAAACTCGACCTTGAGGCCGGGATAATCAAGCTCTCCACTCCAAGCAGGAGGGTTAGGCTGGAGTTTTATCCTGCAAAATACCACGAGAAGTTTAAGGGCTGGAAAATCGGTCAAGCGTGGTTGGTGAGAACTCCAAAAGGCGTTTTCATCAACGTTGTGTTCTCCAGAGAGGTTGAAGTGAGAGAGCCTAAAACTTTTGTTGGCGTGGACTTGAATGAGAATAATGTTACGTTGAGCCTTCCAAACGGTGAGTTTATCCAGATTATCACACACGAGAGGAAGATTAGGACTGGCTACTTTGTAAAGCGGAGAAAGATTCAGAAAAAGCTTAGGGCTGGCAAAAATAGGAAAGAACTTCTCGAAAAGTATGGGCAGAGGGAGAGGAACAGGCTAAACGATTTGTATCACAAATTGGCCAACAAGATTGTTGAACTGGCTGAAAAATACGGTGGTATTGCTCTGGAGGATTTGACGGAAATCAGGAATTCGATTAGGTATTCGGCTGAGATGAATGGCAGGCTTCACCGCTGGAGTTTCAGGAAGCTCCAGTCAATTATCGAATACAAGGCTAAGCTGAAGGGTGTTAGGGTTGTTTTCGTTAATCCCGCTTTCACGTCCTCCCTGTGTCCGATATGTGGGGAGAAGCTAAGCCCGAAGGGACACAGGGTTTTAAAGTGTCCGAAATGTGGTTTTGAGGCCGATAGAGATGTGGTTGGGAGTTGGAATATTCGCTTGAGAGCCTTGAAGATGTGGGGAGTTACCGTTCCCCCCGAAAGCCCCACGATGAAGATGGGAGTGGGGAAGGTCAGCCGTAACGATGTTTACGAACTTTACAAAAGTTATGGCTGA
- a CDS encoding FAD-dependent oxidoreductase has product LGDLRRGRRSTWARIKRSDVEPTLRHVTPGDIAMALPHRVVTNIIEGLEKLDRVLPGVASDHTLLYAPEIKYYAMKVEVDENLETSIEGIFAAGDGAGLSRDIVNAAATGLLAARGILKKEGIFTEKDFRKPGNWKAKIEAL; this is encoded by the coding sequence GCCTCGGTGACCTCAGGAGGGGGAGGAGGAGCACATGGGCGCGCATAAAGAGGAGCGACGTCGAGCCGACCCTGAGGCACGTCACGCCGGGGGACATAGCGATGGCCCTGCCGCACCGCGTTGTGACCAACATCATAGAGGGACTTGAAAAGCTCGACCGCGTTCTTCCGGGCGTTGCGAGCGACCACACCCTGCTCTACGCACCCGAGATAAAGTACTACGCCATGAAGGTCGAGGTGGACGAGAACCTTGAGACGAGCATAGAGGGAATCTTCGCTGCCGGCGACGGTGCCGGCCTGAGCAGGGACATAGTGAACGCGGCCGCCACCGGATTGCTCGCCGCGAGGGGGATACTCAAGAAGGAGGGCATTTTCACGGAGAAGGACTTCAGGAAACCCGGGAACTGGAAGGCCAAGATCGAGGCCCTCTAG
- a CDS encoding DUF257 family protein: MSWGRSRGYKVAVIDILDSLHILKAKARLAGLDDGVLDSVKVIKIGGTIETGEVVGWIRDISEPVILAKKFMETYTKLLESGGPTLTAVVGLEKLFVASEFSPKNVQVIISAISKYVGDERRLSVQFLKANVIDGMRQPVVRLLEDLATTVIQISRKDRATEFRVLKSVDPKLEGMTIKI, translated from the coding sequence GTGAGCTGGGGCAGGAGCAGGGGGTACAAGGTTGCGGTCATCGACATCCTGGACTCACTCCACATCCTAAAGGCCAAGGCGCGGCTCGCCGGTCTGGATGACGGGGTTCTGGACAGCGTGAAGGTCATCAAGATAGGCGGCACAATAGAAACCGGGGAAGTCGTCGGATGGATAAGGGACATCTCCGAGCCGGTGATTCTCGCAAAGAAGTTCATGGAGACCTACACCAAGCTTCTCGAATCAGGAGGACCAACCTTAACGGCTGTGGTGGGTCTTGAGAAGCTCTTCGTGGCATCGGAGTTCTCGCCGAAGAACGTTCAGGTCATAATCAGCGCCATATCCAAATACGTTGGCGATGAGAGGAGGCTGTCCGTCCAGTTCCTGAAGGCCAACGTTATAGACGGCATGAGGCAGCCGGTCGTCAGGCTCCTGGAAGACCTCGCAACCACGGTTATCCAGATCTCAAGAAAGGACAGGGCGACCGAATTCAGGGTGCTGAAGTCGGTGGACCCGAAACTCGAGGGAATGACGATAAAAATATGA
- a CDS encoding CARDB domain-containing protein, with product MKKTAAVVLTFVLLLGLVPMFSGLVSAMYGTKIIDGSLSDWTPSDLVAVGKDTGLEGANLDRLHVSWDNEYLYIAVKTNNTQSWDVAYGIGIDVDPGTGNGYVSGGDSWGRSVEFSNGFALDYEIYFWWGQSSGMGTDNFNIWTGGGWDYKGISGVGGSFAYTGNTSTGLQTVEIKIPWSALGGKPEKIAVMAWVTGSGGSAVDSLPVDPAIDYTDIGNEWGDTDTFTNLPVIYVAPKTIDGNLSDWSENELAAEDTTGTGLDVGNLSKFYVSWDDQYLYLAIETNNTKNGGMAYGFGIDIDPGTGNGYTTGGDAWGRGIEFSNGYALDYEVYFWWDDGSASITAAQLNPYEGGWSWPSLTDMGGKYNYTGDSSTGLKTLEVAVPWSAIGGMPSKFAVAAWVTGGGGSAVDVLPQEGAAADNADEWSDTDVITEMADFEMFIPVPELTASITGPGIAGLNRTTEYRVTVKNLGSLPAADAEVRAYVNDTLISNWTIDIGAGEERELTFTWKPNETGRYTLKVTVDEGNLITEANEDNNVVTMDVDVVWVGKIEVDGNPNDWPSANLLNDTYTVINGTFIWRDAENDQRTDNDNYLEETNYTSSHADLTEVAVTKDDHYVYFLFRFRNMSNMKLGANGATFIAVPIDYKDGGKAGGFAGSMDMSSVIEWDIQMAVNLKCSGCSGDTAVNAAGNSVESMLYFIDPNNDIVTVNGAVVGVNLSANTIEVRVPLGVFEGASSFNFQVATGLSWGGGVWNFGEAFSDDDISDAVDVLSDKPTEEEVMDGYLDYYICIETNGMVEKANDVDYTSVRRKMQMQEFWRGFVSLNKYYGMWHFKNDYGRYLELDEYFRNTTLPEEIEKKVEEYENTVNDLLKLYNEGKENIDNGNAALGASIKIFRAYTGLKKVVHEMEELKKIVEEGNLERLEYLKELSKNLTKTIDGNLDDWSVQPVAVDETGYGQDGANLKALYVDHDDQFLYIALTTENSASWRVSYSISLDYRAGGYTDGQDSWSRKVSFSRGIDAQLYFFWNGEFFGDPGTSTITSAQLALWNGTGWKYEDLKWIGFYAYTGNQKDGLQTLEIAIPWEALGVKPGEINVVAYVTGQGAGDSAVDSLPLQDAVKGTDPGQEWGDADTFTQFATVNIE from the coding sequence GTGAAGAAAACGGCGGCAGTTGTGTTAACCTTCGTTCTGTTGCTTGGTTTAGTGCCCATGTTTAGCGGCCTCGTCAGCGCCATGTACGGCACTAAAATCATAGACGGCAGCCTAAGCGACTGGACTCCGAGCGATTTGGTTGCGGTAGGCAAAGATACTGGACTTGAAGGAGCCAACCTCGACAGACTCCACGTTTCATGGGATAACGAGTACCTGTACATAGCGGTTAAGACGAACAACACCCAGAGCTGGGATGTTGCCTATGGAATAGGAATAGACGTAGACCCTGGAACAGGAAACGGCTACGTTTCCGGTGGAGATTCATGGGGAAGGAGCGTCGAGTTCTCCAACGGCTTTGCTCTTGACTATGAGATTTACTTCTGGTGGGGTCAGAGCAGCGGAATGGGAACAGATAACTTCAACATCTGGACCGGTGGAGGCTGGGATTACAAGGGCATCTCCGGCGTCGGCGGGAGCTTCGCTTACACAGGGAACACTTCAACAGGTCTCCAGACGGTCGAGATAAAGATACCTTGGAGCGCCCTCGGCGGGAAGCCTGAGAAGATAGCGGTAATGGCGTGGGTCACTGGAAGCGGGGGTTCGGCGGTGGACAGCCTCCCCGTTGATCCGGCCATAGACTACACTGACATCGGAAACGAGTGGGGTGACACCGACACCTTCACCAACCTCCCGGTCATCTACGTCGCCCCCAAGACAATAGATGGCAATCTCAGCGACTGGAGCGAGAACGAACTGGCGGCCGAGGACACCACGGGTACGGGCCTTGACGTGGGCAACCTCAGCAAGTTCTACGTCTCCTGGGATGACCAGTACCTCTACCTTGCCATTGAGACCAACAACACCAAGAACGGAGGAATGGCGTACGGTTTCGGAATTGACATCGATCCCGGGACAGGAAACGGCTACACGACAGGAGGAGACGCATGGGGAAGGGGCATAGAGTTCTCCAATGGATACGCGCTGGACTATGAAGTTTACTTCTGGTGGGACGACGGGAGCGCATCAATAACCGCCGCGCAGCTCAACCCATACGAGGGCGGCTGGAGCTGGCCGAGCCTGACCGATATGGGTGGAAAGTATAACTACACCGGGGACAGTTCAACGGGCCTTAAAACCCTCGAAGTCGCAGTACCATGGTCAGCCATCGGAGGAATGCCCAGCAAATTCGCGGTCGCCGCATGGGTAACCGGTGGAGGCGGCTCTGCCGTTGACGTCCTCCCGCAGGAAGGTGCCGCCGCGGACAACGCAGACGAATGGAGCGACACGGACGTCATCACCGAGATGGCGGACTTCGAGATGTTCATTCCTGTGCCCGAACTCACCGCCAGCATAACCGGCCCCGGTATCGCGGGACTCAACAGAACGACCGAATACCGCGTCACCGTGAAAAACCTCGGTTCCCTTCCGGCCGCCGATGCCGAGGTCAGGGCCTACGTCAACGATACGCTCATCTCCAACTGGACCATCGACATCGGTGCCGGCGAGGAGAGGGAGCTCACTTTCACATGGAAACCAAACGAAACGGGCAGGTACACGCTGAAGGTTACGGTGGACGAGGGCAACCTTATCACGGAGGCCAACGAGGACAACAACGTCGTCACAATGGACGTTGATGTGGTGTGGGTTGGAAAAATAGAAGTTGACGGCAACCCGAACGACTGGCCGTCGGCGAACCTGCTCAATGACACGTACACCGTAATCAACGGAACGTTCATCTGGAGGGACGCCGAGAACGACCAGAGAACGGACAACGACAATTACCTTGAGGAAACCAACTACACCTCAAGCCATGCCGACCTCACTGAGGTGGCGGTGACGAAGGACGACCACTACGTTTACTTCCTCTTCAGGTTCAGGAACATGAGCAACATGAAGCTGGGGGCAAACGGAGCAACGTTCATAGCCGTCCCGATCGATTACAAGGACGGTGGAAAAGCCGGAGGTTTTGCCGGCAGTATGGACATGAGCTCGGTTATAGAATGGGACATCCAGATGGCGGTGAACCTCAAGTGCTCGGGATGCAGCGGGGACACCGCAGTAAATGCCGCGGGCAACAGCGTTGAGTCCATGCTGTACTTCATAGACCCGAACAACGACATAGTCACGGTGAACGGGGCCGTCGTTGGGGTTAACCTCTCAGCGAACACCATCGAGGTCAGAGTTCCGCTGGGCGTCTTCGAAGGCGCAAGCAGCTTTAACTTCCAGGTCGCAACCGGCCTGAGCTGGGGAGGCGGAGTCTGGAACTTCGGAGAAGCGTTCAGCGACGACGACATCAGCGACGCCGTTGATGTCCTCAGCGACAAGCCCACCGAGGAGGAGGTTATGGACGGATACCTCGACTACTACATCTGCATCGAGACCAACGGCATGGTCGAGAAGGCAAACGATGTGGACTACACTTCCGTCCGCAGGAAAATGCAGATGCAGGAATTCTGGAGAGGTTTCGTGTCCCTCAACAAGTATTACGGAATGTGGCACTTCAAGAACGACTACGGGCGCTATCTCGAACTCGACGAATACTTCCGGAACACCACCCTGCCGGAGGAGATAGAGAAGAAGGTCGAGGAATACGAGAACACCGTGAACGACCTCCTCAAGCTCTACAACGAGGGGAAGGAGAACATCGATAACGGAAACGCTGCCCTGGGAGCATCCATTAAGATATTCCGCGCGTACACTGGACTGAAAAAGGTAGTGCATGAGATGGAGGAGCTGAAGAAAATCGTCGAGGAGGGCAACCTTGAAAGGCTCGAGTACCTCAAGGAGCTCTCCAAGAACCTCACCAAGACCATAGACGGAAACCTCGATGACTGGAGCGTCCAGCCGGTGGCGGTCGATGAGACCGGCTACGGCCAAGATGGCGCGAACCTCAAGGCCCTCTACGTCGATCACGACGACCAGTTCCTCTACATAGCCCTAACCACAGAGAACAGCGCCTCGTGGAGGGTTTCCTACAGCATATCCCTCGACTACAGGGCCGGCGGATACACGGATGGCCAGGACAGCTGGAGCAGAAAGGTGAGCTTCAGCCGGGGAATAGATGCGCAGCTCTACTTCTTCTGGAACGGGGAGTTCTTTGGAGACCCCGGAACCAGCACCATAACCAGCGCCCAGCTCGCCCTGTGGAACGGAACCGGATGGAAGTACGAGGACCTCAAGTGGATCGGATTCTACGCATACACTGGCAACCAGAAAGACGGTCTCCAGACCCTCGAGATAGCGATTCCATGGGAAGCCCTCGGCGTCAAGCCCGGGGAGATAAACGTGGTCGCCTACGTCACCGGACAGGGTGCCGGCGATTCAGCCGTTGACTCACTGCCGCTCCAGGATGCCGTCAAGGGCACCGACCCAGGACAGGAGTGGGGCGACGCAGATACATTCACCCAGTTTGCGACGGTCAACATAGAGTGA
- a CDS encoding DUF257 family protein, which yields MRLADYLRDIEWGESVLIEHTSLSAYPRVFHTIGEVYGWGRLLIVDVLDSSMSIIRWLRLSKVKIPGKIRRIKVGGTSDWGEVVLEVDPHKDPGIFLNRLSRSVREYYRENPKTVSILMNPEKLIPLHGNSPRFILSLSNLGYAFLGNPVRKTFYFVNVDLAERRYVAILEEAFIRVLRIDDSGSITVLKSPHADEEGLTLEL from the coding sequence ATGAGGCTCGCTGACTACCTCCGGGATATTGAGTGGGGCGAGAGCGTCCTCATAGAGCACACATCCCTCTCGGCATATCCGCGGGTTTTTCACACCATCGGCGAGGTTTACGGATGGGGGAGGCTTCTTATCGTTGACGTTCTGGACTCGAGCATGTCGATAATCAGATGGTTGAGACTATCAAAAGTGAAAATCCCCGGAAAAATACGAAGGATTAAAGTCGGCGGAACGTCCGATTGGGGGGAGGTGGTCTTGGAGGTCGACCCCCACAAAGACCCGGGAATATTCCTCAACCGCCTCTCGCGGAGCGTGAGGGAATACTACCGGGAGAACCCCAAGACGGTCTCCATCCTCATGAACCCCGAAAAGCTGATTCCGCTCCACGGCAACAGTCCAAGGTTCATCCTCAGCCTCTCCAATCTGGGCTACGCCTTCCTCGGAAACCCCGTGAGGAAGACCTTTTACTTCGTCAACGTCGACCTGGCCGAGAGGCGGTACGTTGCGATACTTGAGGAAGCATTTATCAGGGTGCTCAGAATCGACGACAGTGGAAGTATCACCGTACTCAAATCCCCCCACGCCGATGAGGAAGGACTGACGCTTGAACTTTGA
- the ttuA gene encoding tRNA-5-methyluridine(54) 2-sulfurtransferase, whose amino-acid sequence MRCKFCERPAFIKLHYPKMYLCPEHFTEYFERKVKRTIERYKLIKPGERILVVVSGGKDSAVTAHVLKKLGYDIECLHINLGIGEYSEKSEEYAKRQCEKLGVPLHIVRVRELLGKGIGEVRTRRPTCSYCGLTKRYIFNKFAYDNGFDAVATGHNLDDEAGFILANILNWNTQYLAKQGPVTSAQFNGKLVKKIKPLYELTEREVVAYALANGIEYHIEECPHAVGATTIEVKGILNEMEEKRPGTKINFVKGYLRKKGLFEGELQEADLRECGVCGMPSSGEVCSFCRFWHREEPINFRL is encoded by the coding sequence ATGAGGTGCAAGTTCTGCGAGAGGCCGGCGTTTATAAAACTCCACTACCCGAAGATGTACCTGTGCCCCGAACACTTCACCGAGTACTTCGAGAGAAAGGTCAAGCGCACGATAGAGCGTTACAAGTTGATAAAACCCGGCGAGAGGATTCTGGTCGTGGTGAGCGGGGGAAAGGACTCGGCCGTTACAGCCCACGTCCTCAAGAAGCTCGGCTACGACATCGAGTGCCTCCACATCAACCTGGGCATCGGCGAGTACTCCGAGAAGAGCGAGGAGTACGCCAAGAGGCAGTGCGAGAAGCTCGGCGTTCCCCTCCACATCGTCCGCGTTAGGGAACTCCTGGGAAAGGGCATCGGGGAAGTGAGAACGCGCAGACCGACCTGTTCCTACTGCGGCCTGACCAAGCGCTACATCTTCAACAAGTTCGCCTACGACAACGGCTTCGACGCGGTGGCGACCGGCCACAACCTCGACGACGAGGCGGGCTTCATCCTGGCAAACATCCTGAACTGGAACACGCAGTACCTGGCCAAACAGGGACCGGTAACCTCGGCGCAGTTCAACGGAAAGCTCGTGAAGAAGATAAAGCCTCTCTACGAGCTGACCGAGAGGGAGGTGGTCGCCTACGCTCTCGCCAACGGCATAGAGTACCACATCGAGGAATGCCCCCACGCCGTCGGGGCCACGACGATAGAGGTCAAGGGCATACTCAACGAGATGGAGGAGAAGAGGCCGGGAACGAAGATAAACTTCGTGAAGGGCTACCTCAGGAAGAAGGGACTCTTTGAAGGGGAGCTCCAGGAGGCCGACCTCAGGGAGTGCGGGGTCTGCGGCATGCCATCGAGCGGTGAAGTCTGTTCTTTCTGCAGGTTCTGGCACAGGGAGGAGCCGATAAACTTCAGACTCTGA
- a CDS encoding TIGR00304 family membrane protein, with the protein MDGKTLILSGMALIFLGFLLVFIGTLVSALGGEADVEGGGVIMIGPIPIIFGTSRGAAGIAAVLAIILMALWLLAALLARGD; encoded by the coding sequence ATGGACGGGAAAACGCTGATACTGAGCGGGATGGCCCTTATATTCCTCGGCTTCCTGTTAGTTTTCATTGGGACCCTCGTTTCTGCCCTCGGCGGAGAGGCGGACGTTGAGGGGGGCGGGGTGATAATGATAGGCCCCATTCCGATAATATTCGGAACAAGCAGGGGGGCCGCTGGAATCGCGGCCGTACTGGCGATAATACTCATGGCGCTCTGGCTGCTTGCGGCCCTGCTGGCGAGGGGGGACTGA
- a CDS encoding DUF257 family protein — MVNAIEKLLSMRDAVVLVEYHSTDHPEWILKEILDGWENTGIFPLVVDIGDTLHGFVQNLRFSGQAITVDTVPVIKIKGVMNVGHVLGNIDVVDDFEYHLALYSKLARKVPEKSRNHTVVLGMEKFTFTFLEDPQKLERYFETITRRYLSIVDKMNFLFLNVDIASPYLTKGLEEDSDYVMEIMRSGLKFKKTPGGW, encoded by the coding sequence ATGGTAAATGCAATCGAAAAACTGCTCTCGATGAGAGATGCCGTAGTCCTCGTAGAGTACCACTCAACCGATCATCCAGAGTGGATCCTCAAGGAGATACTCGACGGCTGGGAAAACACGGGAATCTTCCCGCTGGTAGTCGACATCGGGGACACCCTGCACGGGTTCGTCCAAAACCTGAGGTTCAGCGGTCAGGCAATAACTGTTGACACTGTGCCTGTGATAAAGATAAAAGGAGTCATGAACGTGGGGCACGTCTTGGGGAATATCGACGTCGTCGATGACTTCGAGTACCACCTCGCACTCTACTCCAAACTGGCGCGGAAGGTTCCGGAGAAGAGCCGGAACCACACGGTGGTTCTCGGAATGGAAAAGTTCACATTCACCTTCCTCGAAGACCCTCAAAAACTTGAGAGATACTTCGAGACGATAACCAGGAGGTACCTCAGCATTGTGGATAAGATGAACTTTCTTTTCCTGAACGTTGACATAGCATCCCCCTACCTCACGAAGGGCCTGGAAGAGGACTCCGACTACGTGATGGAAATTATGAGAAGCGGCCTGAAGTTCAAAAAAACGCCGGGAGGCTGGTAG
- a CDS encoding IS607 family transposase, with translation MKLYRTGKASELLGISKPTLLRKIKAGEIKAYKIGKEYRIPESEIKRLLEGKIPDKVVIYARVSSRDQKEDLERQVEYLKSYCSAKGYQVAKTITDISSGLNENRKGLKQLFKLVESGEVTKVVITCKDRLTRFGFGYLEQYFNSHGVEIEVIFDDEEKTPEKELVEDLLAIVTSFAGKLYGMRSHKKKRLVEAVKNVLRDD, from the coding sequence ATGAAGCTTTATCGGACAGGAAAAGCCTCAGAACTCTTAGGCATCAGCAAGCCAACACTCTTAAGGAAAATCAAAGCAGGCGAGATCAAGGCATACAAAATAGGCAAAGAATACCGCATTCCAGAAAGCGAAATAAAGAGACTTCTTGAGGGTAAAATCCCCGATAAAGTAGTCATTTACGCCAGAGTTTCAAGCAGAGACCAGAAGGAAGACCTTGAAAGACAAGTCGAATACCTCAAAAGCTACTGCTCTGCCAAAGGTTACCAAGTAGCTAAAACCATCACTGACATTTCCTCAGGCTTAAACGAGAACAGAAAAGGCCTAAAACAGCTCTTCAAACTCGTGGAGAGCGGAGAGGTAACCAAAGTCGTGATAACCTGCAAGGACAGGCTCACCCGCTTTGGTTTTGGATACCTCGAACAATACTTCAACTCTCACGGTGTTGAGATTGAAGTAATCTTTGACGATGAAGAGAAAACACCAGAAAAAGAACTCGTCGAGGACTTGTTGGCTATTGTAACTTCCTTCGCTGGAAAGCTTTATGGCATGCGCTCTCACAAGAAAAAACGCCTCGTCGAGGCGGTAAAGAATGTCCTCAGAGACGATTAA